A window from Cryobacterium sp. PAMC25264 encodes these proteins:
- the yajC gene encoding preprotein translocase subunit YajC, with protein MLAVLALLVFFMFRNGRKRQKDTLALQSKMVAGADVMTNFGLYGTIVSIDEEENKVALEIAPGTIVQIHRQTIARVVEPTVVGDDIVLDDTVDETAGTPAIVGEPEYGQRTEMESTDDSVSDSTTVTDTNTEPKKGDA; from the coding sequence ATGCTCGCCGTTTTGGCGTTGCTCGTGTTCTTCATGTTTCGCAACGGCCGTAAGCGCCAGAAGGACACCCTTGCGCTGCAGTCGAAGATGGTGGCCGGCGCGGACGTCATGACCAACTTCGGGCTCTACGGCACCATCGTGTCCATCGACGAAGAAGAGAACAAGGTCGCTCTCGAGATCGCCCCCGGCACCATCGTGCAGATCCACCGTCAGACCATCGCTCGTGTCGTGGAGCCCACCGTTGTGGGCGATGACATCGTCCTGGACGACACCGTCGACGAGACCGCCGGCACGCCGGCCATCGTGGGCGAGCCGGAATACGGCCAGCGCACCGAGATGGAATCGACCGATGACTCCGTTTCCGACAGCACCACCGTGACCGACACAAACACCGAACCCAAAAAGGGCGACGCGTAA
- the ruvB gene encoding Holliday junction branch migration DNA helicase RuvB yields MTTDPGVELADPALAGDAELAFEGALRPKSLTEFVGQQKVRGQLQLLLTAASMQQRTPDHILLAGPPGLGKTTLAMIIAYEGNRPLRMSSGPAIQHAGDLAAVLSSLVPGEVLFIDEIHRMARSAEEMLYLAMEDFRIDIMVGKGAGATSVPLDLAPFTLVGATTRSGMLPNPLRDRFGFTAHLEFYADAELEQVLTRAAKLLGLVIDREAIAEIAGRCRGTPRIANRLLRRVRDYALVHGGDADLAAVHAALELYDVDEIGLDRLDREVMNIVLTRFGGGPVGLNTLAVSVGEEPDTIESVVEPFLVRIGFLTRTPRGRVATPAAWRHFGLSDPQAALTLDVL; encoded by the coding sequence ATGACGACGGATCCCGGTGTCGAACTGGCCGACCCGGCCCTCGCCGGCGATGCCGAACTCGCCTTCGAAGGCGCCCTGCGCCCGAAGAGCCTCACGGAATTCGTGGGCCAGCAGAAGGTACGCGGCCAGTTGCAGCTTCTGCTCACCGCCGCCTCCATGCAGCAGCGCACGCCCGACCACATTCTCCTGGCCGGCCCTCCAGGCCTGGGTAAAACCACCCTTGCCATGATCATCGCCTACGAAGGCAACCGCCCTTTGCGCATGTCGAGCGGCCCCGCCATCCAGCACGCCGGTGACCTCGCAGCGGTGCTCTCGTCGCTGGTTCCCGGTGAGGTGCTCTTCATCGACGAGATCCACCGCATGGCACGGTCCGCCGAGGAGATGCTTTACCTGGCGATGGAGGACTTCCGCATCGACATCATGGTCGGCAAGGGCGCCGGAGCCACCTCGGTACCGCTCGACCTGGCCCCGTTCACGCTTGTGGGCGCCACCACCCGCTCGGGGATGTTGCCCAATCCGTTGCGCGACCGGTTCGGGTTCACCGCCCACCTGGAGTTCTACGCCGACGCCGAACTCGAACAGGTGCTCACCCGGGCCGCAAAATTGCTGGGCCTCGTCATCGACAGGGAAGCCATCGCCGAGATCGCTGGCCGTTGTCGCGGAACGCCGCGGATCGCGAACCGGCTGCTGCGGCGGGTGCGCGACTACGCCCTGGTGCACGGCGGCGACGCCGACTTGGCCGCCGTTCACGCCGCGTTGGAGCTGTACGACGTCGACGAGATCGGCCTCGACCGGCTCGACCGGGAGGTCATGAACATCGTCCTGACCCGTTTTGGGGGTGGCCCGGTCGGCCTCAACACCCTCGCCGTCTCGGTGGGGGAGGAGCCGGACACCATCGAATCGGTCGTGGAGCCCTTCCTGGTACGGATAGGCTTCCTCACGCGTACCCCGCGAGGGCGGGTTGCCACTCCCGCAGCGTGGCGGCACTTCGGACTGAGCGATCCTCAGGCTGCGCTCACCTTGGATGTTCTATAA
- the ruvA gene encoding Holliday junction branch migration protein RuvA, whose amino-acid sequence MISSVRGPVLSALGSTVVIEVGGVGLAVQVTPPTALAARVGTETRLSTTLIVREDSLTLYGFPSADELAVFELLVGVTGVGPKSALGVLAVLSPNQIAQAVSAEEDSVFRKVSGIGPKTAKLIVLSLAGKLVVTAASATPGRPSAAAAVGTSVQTALIGLGWSERVAAQAVEEILAGSSAEFDAEGAGVAAVLRLALARLGPAQHAGAADGSHR is encoded by the coding sequence GTGATCTCTTCAGTGCGTGGCCCCGTCCTGTCCGCTCTGGGTTCCACGGTGGTCATCGAGGTCGGGGGAGTGGGTCTGGCCGTGCAGGTGACCCCGCCGACGGCCCTTGCCGCCCGGGTCGGCACCGAGACCCGACTGTCGACGACTCTGATCGTGCGGGAGGACTCCCTCACGCTGTACGGGTTCCCCTCCGCCGACGAGCTGGCCGTCTTCGAACTCCTGGTCGGCGTCACCGGCGTCGGACCCAAATCGGCCCTCGGCGTACTCGCTGTCCTCAGCCCCAACCAGATCGCGCAGGCCGTGTCCGCCGAAGAGGACTCGGTCTTCCGCAAGGTGAGCGGGATCGGCCCCAAGACCGCCAAGCTCATCGTGCTGTCCCTGGCCGGCAAGCTCGTCGTCACCGCCGCATCCGCCACGCCCGGCCGCCCGAGTGCCGCGGCCGCTGTGGGCACGAGCGTACAGACCGCCCTGATCGGCCTCGGCTGGTCCGAGAGGGTTGCCGCCCAGGCCGTCGAGGAGATCCTGGCCGGCAGCAGCGCCGAGTTCGACGCCGAAGGAGCCGGCGTCGCCGCCGTCCTGCGTCTCGCCCTTGCGCGCCTCGGCCCGGCCCAACACGCGGGCGCCGCAGACGGGAGCCACCGCTGA
- the ruvC gene encoding crossover junction endodeoxyribonuclease RuvC, with protein sequence MTVRVLGIDPGLTRCGVGIVDVAANRSATLVDVQVLRSSPDLSLERRLLLIGEGLEELLDRHQPQYVAIERVFAQQNVSTVMGTAQISGVALMLAARRGLTVTLHTPSEVKAAITGYGSADKKQVGTMVARVLGLAEIPKPADAADALALAICHAWRTGAGGGVLPTSGTVAAGNRSTPARTPGALTPAQKAWRDAERGNAPGAAAATSAAHRRLNR encoded by the coding sequence ATGACGGTCAGGGTGCTGGGCATCGACCCCGGCCTGACCCGCTGCGGCGTCGGCATCGTCGACGTCGCAGCGAACCGCTCGGCGACCCTGGTGGACGTGCAGGTGTTGCGCAGTTCCCCCGACCTGAGCCTCGAGAGACGACTGCTGCTCATCGGTGAAGGACTCGAGGAACTGCTCGACCGGCACCAACCCCAATACGTGGCCATCGAGCGCGTCTTCGCCCAACAGAACGTGAGCACGGTGATGGGCACAGCCCAGATCAGCGGGGTGGCGCTCATGCTCGCCGCCCGTCGTGGCCTCACCGTGACCCTGCACACCCCCAGCGAGGTGAAAGCGGCCATCACTGGCTACGGCTCCGCGGACAAGAAGCAGGTCGGCACCATGGTGGCCCGGGTGCTCGGCCTGGCCGAGATCCCGAAACCGGCGGATGCCGCCGACGCGCTGGCCCTAGCGATCTGCCATGCCTGGCGCACCGGCGCCGGCGGCGGAGTGCTGCCCACCAGCGGCACCGTGGCGGCCGGCAACAGGTCCACCCCGGCCCGCACTCCCGGCGCGCTCACCCCGGCGCAGAAGGCCTGGCGGGATGCGGAGCGCGGCAACGCGCCGGGTGCGGCGGCGGCAACGTCGGCGGCGCACCGTAGGCTGAATAGGTGA
- a CDS encoding YebC/PmpR family DNA-binding transcriptional regulator: MSGHSKWATTKHQKAVTDSRRAKAFAKLIKNIEVAARMGGADLSGNPTLVDAIQKAKKTSVPNDNIDRAVKRGAGLSGEVVDYTTIMYEGYAANGVAIMIECLTDNKNRAAAEVRTTVSRNGGNMADPGSVAYNFHRKGIVVVPKGNDVTEDDVLAAVLDAGAEEVVDDGEKFEVFSEAHDLVATRTALQTAGIDYDSADIAFVPQLKIEVDAETARKVFRLIDALEELDDVQNIYSNYDITPEVQAELESESE, translated from the coding sequence ATGTCCGGACACTCCAAATGGGCGACAACCAAGCACCAGAAGGCCGTCACCGACTCGCGTCGGGCCAAGGCATTCGCCAAGCTGATCAAGAACATCGAGGTCGCGGCGCGCATGGGCGGCGCCGACCTGTCTGGTAACCCCACTCTCGTCGACGCCATCCAGAAGGCCAAGAAGACCTCGGTCCCCAACGACAACATCGACCGCGCCGTCAAGCGCGGCGCCGGCCTCTCCGGCGAGGTCGTCGACTACACAACCATCATGTACGAGGGCTACGCCGCCAACGGCGTCGCGATCATGATCGAGTGCCTCACCGACAACAAGAACCGCGCGGCCGCAGAGGTGCGCACCACAGTCAGCCGCAACGGCGGCAACATGGCCGACCCGGGCAGCGTCGCCTACAACTTCCACCGCAAGGGCATCGTCGTCGTCCCCAAGGGCAACGATGTCACGGAAGACGATGTGCTCGCCGCCGTGCTCGATGCGGGAGCCGAGGAAGTCGTCGACGACGGCGAGAAGTTCGAGGTCTTCAGCGAAGCCCACGACCTCGTCGCCACCCGCACCGCGCTGCAGACCGCGGGCATCGACTACGACTCTGCCGACATCGCCTTCGTTCCGCAGCTGAAGATCGAGGTCGACGCCGAGACCGCCCGCAAGGTGTTCAGGCTCATCGACGCACTCGAAGAGCTTGACGACGTGCAGAACATCTACAGCAACTATGACATCACGCCCGAGGTGCAGGCCGAACTCGAATCCGAGAGCGAATAA
- a CDS encoding DUF1697 domain-containing protein, translating to MTRYIALLRGINVGGINIRMAELAETVRGLGHTAVTTVLASGNVVLETSETDAAVVKSGLERTLSERFGYEAWVVLVPWPRLTGTVADYPFEDRVGWHSYVLFGSEPATLDDLLAAAPELDPNDERVQRGTDVVYWQVRRAVGIKSPFSVLSGKARFKPTTTTRNLRTLRKILAVPDGAAPEPAVSQARPNAAG from the coding sequence ATGACCCGATACATCGCTCTGCTGCGCGGCATCAACGTCGGCGGCATCAACATCCGCATGGCCGAGCTCGCCGAGACGGTGCGAGGCCTCGGCCACACAGCCGTGACGACGGTCCTCGCCAGCGGAAACGTGGTCCTGGAGACCTCCGAGACAGATGCCGCCGTCGTCAAATCCGGCCTGGAACGCACGCTCTCCGAACGTTTCGGCTACGAGGCCTGGGTGGTTCTCGTGCCCTGGCCGCGACTGACCGGCACCGTCGCCGACTACCCATTCGAGGATCGCGTCGGCTGGCATTCCTACGTCCTGTTCGGCTCCGAGCCGGCCACGCTGGACGACCTGCTCGCGGCCGCACCTGAGCTGGATCCGAACGACGAGAGGGTGCAACGGGGCACGGACGTCGTTTACTGGCAGGTGCGGCGTGCGGTAGGTATCAAGAGTCCCTTCAGTGTCCTGTCGGGCAAAGCCCGCTTTAAGCCCACCACCACCACCCGGAACCTGCGGACGCTTCGGAAGATCCTGGCTGTTCCTGACGGCGCTGCACCTGAACCCGCCGTGTCCCAAGCCCGTCCCAACGCCGCGGGCTAG
- the pdxT gene encoding pyridoxal 5'-phosphate synthase glutaminase subunit PdxT, whose amino-acid sequence MTVGVLALQGDFREHAAMLSSLGSEVLLVRRPEELAVVDGLVIPGGESSVMDKLTRLFGLAEPLRTAVGSGLPVYGTCAGLIMLADTVLDGISGQQSLGGLDISVRRNAFGSQRASFETDLDVPVFGGPPVHAVFIRAPVVESVGPKATALATIADGRCVAVEQGNLIGTSFHPEITGEHRFHEYFLQKVRGAGFRS is encoded by the coding sequence ATGACCGTTGGAGTACTCGCCCTGCAGGGCGACTTTCGCGAGCATGCCGCGATGTTGAGTTCGCTCGGCAGCGAGGTGCTCCTCGTCCGCCGCCCGGAGGAGCTGGCCGTCGTCGACGGCCTGGTGATCCCGGGCGGCGAGTCCAGCGTGATGGACAAGCTGACCCGCCTGTTCGGCCTGGCCGAACCGCTGCGGACGGCCGTGGGCTCCGGACTGCCCGTGTACGGCACCTGCGCCGGGCTGATCATGCTGGCTGACACCGTCCTCGACGGCATTTCCGGGCAGCAGAGCCTGGGTGGTCTCGACATCAGCGTGCGCCGCAACGCCTTCGGCTCGCAGAGAGCCTCGTTCGAAACCGACCTCGATGTACCCGTGTTCGGCGGCCCGCCCGTGCACGCCGTGTTCATCCGTGCGCCCGTCGTGGAGAGTGTCGGACCGAAAGCCACGGCCCTGGCCACGATCGCTGACGGTCGCTGTGTCGCGGTGGAACAGGGCAACCTGATCGGCACGTCCTTCCACCCCGAGATCACCGGGGAACACCGATTCCACGAGTACTTCCTACAGAAGGTCCGGGGCGCCGGCTTCCGGTCGTGA
- the pdxS gene encoding pyridoxal 5'-phosphate synthase lyase subunit PdxS: MTDTTTPEQFGSSRVKRGLAEMLKGGVIMDVVNAEQARIAEDAGAVAVMALERVPADIRSQGGVARMSDPDLIDSIIAEVSIPVMAKARIGHFVEAQVLQALEVDYIDESEVLSPADYVNHIDKWNFTVPFVCGATNLGEALRRITEGAAMIRSKGEAGTGDVSEATKHIRTIKGEIARLSSLTKDELYVAAKELQAPYELVAEIAATGKLPVVLFTAGGVATPADAAMMMQLGADGVFVGSGIFKSGNPQERANAIVKAVAFYDDAKIIADVSRGLGEAMVGINVADLPAPHRLSERGW, translated from the coding sequence ATGACTGACACCACAACTCCTGAGCAGTTCGGCTCGAGCCGCGTCAAGCGCGGACTCGCTGAGATGCTGAAGGGCGGCGTCATCATGGACGTCGTCAACGCCGAGCAGGCCCGCATCGCCGAAGACGCCGGCGCCGTCGCCGTCATGGCGCTCGAGCGCGTTCCCGCCGACATCCGCTCGCAGGGTGGTGTCGCCCGTATGAGCGACCCCGACCTGATCGACAGCATCATCGCCGAGGTCTCCATCCCGGTGATGGCTAAGGCCCGCATCGGCCACTTCGTCGAAGCACAGGTGCTGCAGGCCCTCGAGGTCGACTACATCGACGAGTCCGAAGTACTCAGCCCGGCCGACTACGTCAACCACATCGACAAGTGGAACTTCACGGTTCCATTCGTGTGCGGTGCGACGAACCTGGGTGAGGCGCTTCGCCGCATCACCGAGGGCGCTGCGATGATCCGCTCCAAGGGCGAGGCCGGCACCGGCGACGTATCGGAGGCGACCAAGCACATCCGCACCATCAAGGGCGAGATCGCCCGGCTGTCCTCGCTCACCAAGGACGAGCTGTACGTGGCCGCCAAGGAGCTGCAGGCGCCGTACGAACTGGTCGCCGAGATCGCCGCGACCGGCAAGCTGCCCGTCGTCCTGTTCACCGCGGGCGGCGTGGCCACCCCGGCCGATGCGGCCATGATGATGCAGCTCGGCGCCGACGGCGTCTTCGTGGGTTCGGGCATCTTCAAGTCCGGCAATCCGCAGGAGCGCGCCAACGCGATCGTCAAGGCCGTCGCGTTCTACGACGACGCCAAGATCATCGCGGATGTCTCGCGCGGCCTCGGCGAAGCGATGGTCGGCATCAACGTGGCCGACCTCCCCGCACCGCACCGCCTGTCCGAGCGCGGCTGGTAA
- a CDS encoding HIT domain-containing protein, with protein sequence MTDTSGTGPRDTPWDRLSGSPQDTAEGVQVENSGDFAAVPDAFQRLWTPHRMVYIQGGQQPHPDDCPFCIAPSMDDEKALIVARGKYAYVLLNLFPYNSGHLLVCPYRHVATYDEATPEEVAEIGSLTQTAMRVLKTTSGCDGFNLGMNQGRIAGAGIAEHLHQHIVPRWALDSNFFPIIAGTKAIPQLLGDVRRSVAQGWPAGEQ encoded by the coding sequence ATGACGGACACGTCCGGCACAGGGCCGAGGGACACCCCCTGGGATCGGTTGTCCGGCAGCCCGCAGGACACCGCCGAGGGCGTCCAGGTGGAGAACTCCGGCGACTTCGCCGCCGTCCCCGATGCCTTCCAGCGACTGTGGACACCGCACCGCATGGTCTACATCCAGGGTGGCCAGCAGCCGCACCCCGACGACTGCCCGTTCTGCATCGCACCGTCGATGGACGACGAGAAGGCCCTCATCGTGGCCCGCGGAAAGTATGCCTACGTTCTGCTGAACCTGTTCCCGTACAACAGCGGTCACCTGCTGGTCTGCCCGTACCGGCATGTTGCGACGTATGACGAAGCCACGCCGGAAGAGGTCGCCGAAATCGGTAGCCTGACCCAGACGGCCATGCGCGTGCTCAAAACAACCAGCGGCTGCGACGGGTTCAACCTCGGGATGAACCAGGGACGCATCGCCGGTGCCGGGATCGCGGAGCATCTGCACCAACACATCGTTCCTCGGTGGGCGCTGGACTCGAACTTCTTCCCGATCATCGCCGGCACCAAGGCGATACCCCAGCTCCTGGGCGACGTGCGCCGCTCGGTTGCCCAGGGCTGGCCCGCAGGGGAGCAGTGA
- the thrS gene encoding threonine--tRNA ligase: MVDGFELFTDRSVVAMRVNGVLTDLAAQVTPTDDVTPVTIESPDGLSILRHSAAHVLAQAVQTINPAARLGIGPPVTDGFYYDFDVAEPFTPEDIKSLEKAMDRIIRQGQRFVRRVVTDDEARAELAAEPYKLELIGLKGVATSSTNATSSTTDTGDNESVEVGGAELTIYDNVDPKTGETLWKDLCRGPHLPNTRMIGNGYSLTRLAAAYWRGSEKNPQLQRIYGTAWPTKDELRAYQARLAEAAKRDHRKLGQELDLFSFPEEIGSGLAVFHPKGGIIRAEIENYMRERLLANGYDLVNTPHITKGHLFETSQHLNWYRDGMFPPMHLDEEVDAEGNVTRQGQDYYLKPMNCPMHNLIFKARGRSYRELPLRLAEFGTVYRYEKSGTLQGLTRVRGLTQDDAHIYVTQDQVRAEVASQLEFVFETLRGYGLTDFYLELSTRDPKKSVGTDEQWEAATDTLRQVGLDSGLELVADPGGAAFYGPKISVQARDAIGRTWQLSTVQLDFNQPELFGLEYTAPDGSRQQPVMIHRALLGSIERFFAILLEHYAGAFPVWLSPVQVIGIPVSEQYEDYLWGVLATLKTAGVRVELDSSSDRMQKKIRNATLQKIPFQLIVGEEDRANNAVSFRFRDGTQENGVPVDDAVRRIIASIKTRAQVLGDADFSEAHASLSPVGVAAPELA, encoded by the coding sequence GTGGTTGACGGTTTCGAGCTATTCACCGACCGATCCGTTGTCGCCATGCGCGTCAACGGTGTCCTCACGGACCTCGCCGCGCAGGTGACCCCGACGGATGACGTCACCCCGGTCACTATCGAGTCTCCCGACGGCCTGAGCATCCTGCGTCACTCAGCCGCCCACGTTCTCGCGCAGGCCGTGCAGACCATCAACCCGGCAGCGCGCCTGGGCATCGGCCCGCCCGTCACGGACGGCTTCTACTACGACTTCGATGTGGCCGAGCCGTTCACCCCCGAGGACATCAAGTCCCTCGAGAAGGCCATGGACCGCATCATCCGCCAGGGCCAGCGCTTCGTGCGCCGTGTCGTCACCGACGACGAGGCACGTGCCGAGCTCGCCGCTGAGCCATACAAGCTCGAGTTGATCGGTCTCAAGGGGGTCGCGACAAGCTCGACCAACGCGACAAGCTCGACCACCGACACCGGAGACAACGAGTCCGTCGAGGTGGGCGGCGCCGAGCTGACCATCTACGACAACGTCGACCCGAAGACCGGCGAAACGCTCTGGAAAGACCTCTGCCGCGGCCCGCACCTGCCGAACACCCGCATGATCGGCAACGGCTACTCACTCACCCGCCTTGCCGCCGCCTACTGGCGCGGCTCGGAGAAGAATCCGCAGCTCCAGCGCATCTACGGCACAGCGTGGCCCACCAAGGACGAACTGCGCGCCTACCAGGCCCGCCTGGCCGAGGCCGCCAAGCGCGACCACCGCAAGCTCGGGCAGGAACTGGACCTGTTCTCGTTCCCCGAGGAGATCGGCTCCGGCCTGGCTGTCTTCCACCCCAAGGGTGGCATCATCCGCGCCGAGATCGAGAACTACATGCGTGAGCGCCTGCTTGCCAACGGGTACGACCTCGTCAACACCCCGCACATCACCAAGGGTCACCTCTTCGAGACCAGCCAGCACCTCAACTGGTACCGCGACGGCATGTTCCCGCCCATGCACCTCGACGAAGAGGTCGATGCCGAGGGCAACGTCACCCGTCAGGGCCAGGACTACTACCTCAAGCCCATGAACTGCCCGATGCACAACCTGATCTTCAAGGCCCGCGGCCGCAGCTACCGTGAACTCCCGTTGCGCCTGGCGGAATTCGGCACCGTCTACCGCTACGAGAAGAGCGGCACGTTGCAGGGCCTCACCCGGGTACGCGGCCTCACCCAGGACGACGCGCACATCTACGTCACCCAGGACCAGGTCAGGGCCGAGGTGGCCAGCCAGCTGGAGTTCGTCTTCGAGACCCTTCGCGGCTATGGCCTCACCGACTTCTACCTGGAGCTGTCCACCCGCGACCCCAAGAAGTCCGTCGGCACCGACGAGCAGTGGGAGGCCGCAACCGACACGCTGCGTCAGGTGGGACTGGACTCGGGTCTTGAACTGGTTGCCGACCCCGGGGGAGCGGCGTTCTACGGTCCGAAGATCTCGGTGCAGGCCCGTGACGCGATCGGCCGTACCTGGCAGCTATCCACAGTCCAGCTCGACTTCAACCAGCCGGAGCTGTTCGGCCTGGAGTACACGGCACCGGACGGCTCCCGTCAGCAGCCCGTGATGATCCACCGCGCCCTGCTCGGATCCATCGAACGATTCTTCGCCATCCTGCTCGAGCACTACGCCGGCGCGTTCCCGGTCTGGCTCTCTCCGGTGCAGGTCATCGGTATCCCCGTGTCCGAACAGTACGAGGACTACCTCTGGGGAGTCCTGGCCACGCTCAAGACCGCCGGGGTACGCGTCGAGCTCGACTCCTCGAGCGACCGGATGCAGAAGAAGATCCGCAATGCCACCCTACAGAAGATCCCGTTCCAGCTCATAGTGGGGGAAGAGGATCGCGCCAACAACGCGGTCAGCTTCCGGTTCCGCGACGGCACCCAGGAAAACGGTGTGCCCGTCGACGACGCCGTCCGCCGGATCATCGCGTCCATCAAGACCCGTGCCCAGGTTCTGGGCGACGCGGACTTCTCCGAGGCACACGCCTCGCTCTCCCCGGTCGGTGTGGCCGCGCCGGAACTGGCCTGA
- a CDS encoding RNA polymerase sigma factor yields MSEQAGAVAGADSSPRSDLPAPGVSSSGLSPTTTDVLLFARAQQGDRRAFQELFRRHQRAVYWAAFSVLRSRPDSEEALQDAFLTLWNKRLGVDLVGESVLPWLVTTARYLALNRRRSETRRPRDSLDHRADLADPAPSPESAAIADEARRHIQEIMAALPEVDRRIFDLCLMDDLSYEQAAQRLGITHATLRNRLSRLKGRLRAELTLLKGEPHHAAQ; encoded by the coding sequence GTGAGTGAGCAGGCCGGTGCGGTCGCGGGTGCAGACTCGTCGCCTCGCTCCGACCTGCCTGCACCCGGTGTGTCGTCATCCGGCCTGTCGCCCACCACAACCGACGTCCTCCTGTTCGCGCGCGCTCAACAGGGCGACCGTCGTGCGTTCCAGGAACTCTTCCGGCGTCACCAACGCGCCGTCTACTGGGCAGCGTTCTCGGTGCTGCGGTCGCGGCCCGACTCCGAGGAGGCCCTGCAGGACGCGTTCCTGACGCTGTGGAACAAGCGACTCGGCGTGGACCTGGTGGGGGAGTCGGTATTGCCGTGGCTCGTCACGACGGCCCGGTATCTCGCTCTGAACCGGCGCCGCTCCGAGACTCGCCGGCCACGGGACAGCCTCGATCACCGCGCAGATCTCGCCGACCCTGCTCCCTCCCCGGAGAGCGCAGCCATCGCCGACGAAGCCCGGCGGCACATCCAGGAGATCATGGCCGCGCTGCCGGAGGTCGACCGGCGCATCTTCGACCTGTGCCTCATGGACGACCTCAGCTACGAACAGGCCGCCCAGCGTCTGGGAATCACCCACGCGACTCTCCGCAACCGGCTATCCCGCCTCAAGGGGCGACTCCGCGCCGAACTCACTCTGCTGAAGGGAGAACCGCACCATGCTGCCCAGTAA
- the glpX gene encoding class II fructose-bisphosphatase, translated as MNTSAAAGDTRASTVLGADHYSDELVSAVRAATEAGAHAAGAWFGRGDKNAADAAAVAAMREVLLPAPFAGVVVIGEGEKDEAPMLANGEELGSGRGPACDIAVDPLDGTRLVQEGLPGSVSVIALAPRGTLFDPTDVFYMDKLISSAAARGVLDLRASPADNVVRLAAALGKPVHDITVAVLDKPRHRALIAELRMVGARVRLAGEGDVSTAVTAATPGSDIDIVMGIGGTPEGVLTACAVRALGGFMEGRLAPQGDVQVRTALAAGHDLTRVLSLDDLVSSDRVLFASSPIR; from the coding sequence ATGAACACCTCAGCAGCAGCAGGCGACACCAGGGCGAGCACCGTGCTCGGCGCCGACCACTACTCCGACGAACTCGTCTCCGCCGTGCGGGCGGCGACGGAGGCGGGGGCGCACGCAGCCGGGGCCTGGTTCGGACGTGGGGACAAGAACGCGGCCGATGCGGCAGCCGTCGCTGCGATGCGTGAGGTTCTCCTCCCGGCCCCCTTCGCCGGAGTGGTCGTGATCGGCGAGGGCGAGAAAGACGAAGCCCCGATGCTGGCCAATGGCGAAGAACTCGGATCCGGCCGGGGACCGGCCTGCGACATCGCCGTCGACCCGCTCGACGGCACCCGGTTGGTACAGGAGGGCTTGCCCGGGTCGGTGAGCGTGATCGCCCTGGCCCCGCGTGGCACCCTCTTCGACCCCACTGACGTCTTCTACATGGACAAACTGATCTCCTCGGCGGCGGCGCGCGGAGTGTTGGACCTGAGAGCGAGCCCGGCAGACAACGTCGTGCGCCTGGCCGCAGCCCTGGGAAAACCGGTGCACGACATCACCGTGGCCGTGCTCGACAAGCCGCGGCATCGGGCGCTGATCGCCGAGCTGCGGATGGTGGGAGCTCGCGTCCGGCTCGCGGGGGAAGGGGACGTGTCCACGGCGGTCACCGCGGCAACGCCCGGCAGTGACATCGACATCGTGATGGGTATCGGGGGAACACCCGAGGGAGTGCTGACCGCCTGCGCCGTCCGTGCGCTGGGCGGGTTCATGGAGGGCCGATTGGCACCCCAAGGCGACGTGCAGGTGCGCACCGCGCTGGCCGCCGGCCACGACCTGACGCGCGTTCTCTCGCTCGACGACCTGGTTTCCAGCGACCGAGTGCTCTTCGCGTCCTCGCCGATCCGGTAG
- a CDS encoding antibiotic biosynthesis monooxygenase, protein MIREHAVLPVLAGREAEFLLAFRTARPLIESMPGFRKLSLSRSVEEPTTFLLLVDWGRLEDHTEGFRGSPEYTRWKALLHPFYEPFPEVRHFVEID, encoded by the coding sequence ATGATCAGAGAACACGCTGTGCTTCCCGTGCTGGCCGGCCGCGAGGCGGAATTCCTACTGGCATTCCGCACAGCACGGCCACTCATCGAGTCGATGCCCGGATTCCGGAAGCTCAGCCTGTCGAGGTCGGTGGAGGAACCGACGACTTTCCTGCTCCTCGTGGATTGGGGCCGGCTGGAGGACCACACCGAAGGCTTCCGTGGGTCCCCCGAGTACACCCGTTGGAAGGCGCTCCTGCACCCGTTCTACGAGCCGTTCCCCGAGGTGCGGCACTTCGTGGAGATCGACTGA